A genomic window from Levilactobacillus yonginensis includes:
- a CDS encoding CDP-glycerol glycerophosphotransferase family protein, translating to MRAILSGLHHKKNKQELELELIDVPEPFDDLAVTFLEKQTQASITFPISKVVSAEVVRIRVDANDLQFDQEGQSEFSWELYLNLQQQHTRGLIQVESEYLSDRHQLSLTSFYQVNSDANGMALFNMHTQQAKSDFTINAINLQDDQLQVIGRSRLNNQPIENQRLVLKNTQQDSSAEWPITKMGIHGLFTAAIPLSDLAANTTQQLFIRSTVDGEDLEQRVVLAKSLAGQVTQAITGSHRLVILEKRYDNGIRVQETAAPTMPQRLANVPGKVGGVTRLLSMLMDKANLFRMRRLFKRGHRPYDQPTIIFESFGGRQVSDSPYAIYRLFTQLYPGFTFVWSIDRVQKKFCKENGIPFVIRRTSKWVRTLEKSSFWISNARFPSWVRKPNYVTYIQTWHGTPLKKLGLDIENVSMPGTTTAKYHANFVREANRWDALVSPNDYSTKIFRSAFGFNNQILKVGYPRNDELINSTPDDVVALKEQLGIPLDKKVVLYAPTYRDNQFAEKGKYTFELPFSLDEFRERFGQDAVLVLRMHYLISNALDISGYEGVVFDFSNHPNISDLYLVSDMLITDYSSVFFDFAYLKRPILFYPYDYHMYKDELRGFYLDYEKDLPGEIAHDESQLLDLVAAKLQTPDMSDNTKFMDFYRRFCAIDDGLSSLKIVNYVVQQIEKNS from the coding sequence GTGCGTGCGATTTTATCTGGATTACATCATAAGAAAAATAAACAAGAACTAGAACTTGAATTGATCGACGTTCCAGAACCATTTGATGACTTAGCGGTCACCTTCTTGGAAAAGCAGACCCAGGCCTCCATCACGTTCCCAATCAGCAAAGTCGTCAGTGCTGAAGTGGTCCGAATTCGCGTGGATGCTAACGATTTGCAATTTGATCAGGAAGGCCAAAGTGAGTTTAGTTGGGAATTGTATCTCAACCTGCAGCAACAGCATACTCGGGGCCTTATTCAGGTAGAAAGTGAATACCTGAGTGACCGTCATCAACTATCCTTAACCAGCTTCTATCAAGTGAACAGTGATGCCAACGGAATGGCGTTATTCAACATGCACACGCAACAGGCTAAGTCTGACTTCACCATCAATGCAATCAACTTGCAGGATGATCAGTTGCAGGTCATTGGCCGTAGCCGGTTGAACAACCAACCTATTGAAAATCAACGGTTAGTGCTGAAGAATACACAGCAGGATAGTTCGGCAGAGTGGCCGATCACCAAGATGGGGATTCACGGACTATTCACCGCGGCGATTCCACTGTCTGATTTAGCGGCGAACACGACACAGCAGCTGTTCATTCGTTCGACCGTTGATGGTGAGGACCTGGAACAGCGGGTCGTGTTGGCCAAGTCACTAGCTGGCCAGGTTACACAAGCTATTACAGGCAGTCACCGCTTAGTGATTTTAGAGAAGCGGTACGACAACGGGATTCGGGTGCAGGAAACGGCGGCTCCCACGATGCCACAGCGTTTGGCCAATGTGCCAGGCAAGGTAGGGGGGGTCACGCGGTTGTTGTCCATGCTGATGGATAAGGCAAACTTATTCCGGATGCGGCGACTCTTTAAGCGTGGTCACCGGCCATACGATCAACCAACGATTATCTTTGAAAGTTTTGGTGGGCGGCAGGTCAGTGATTCACCATACGCCATCTACCGCTTATTTACGCAGCTCTATCCTGGGTTTACCTTTGTCTGGTCGATCGACCGGGTTCAGAAGAAATTCTGTAAGGAAAATGGGATTCCGTTCGTCATTCGGCGGACCTCTAAGTGGGTGAGAACGCTGGAAAAATCTAGCTTCTGGATCAGCAATGCCCGCTTTCCATCCTGGGTACGTAAGCCAAATTACGTGACCTACATTCAGACTTGGCACGGCACGCCGTTGAAAAAGTTGGGATTAGACATTGAAAATGTGTCAATGCCAGGAACCACGACGGCCAAGTACCACGCTAACTTTGTCCGCGAGGCCAATCGGTGGGATGCTCTGGTTTCGCCTAACGACTACTCCACGAAAATTTTCCGGTCGGCCTTTGGGTTTAACAACCAGATCCTTAAGGTTGGTTATCCACGGAACGACGAACTGATTAACAGCACGCCGGACGATGTGGTGGCTTTGAAGGAGCAGTTGGGAATTCCGCTGGATAAGAAGGTCGTGCTCTACGCACCAACGTATCGGGATAACCAGTTTGCTGAGAAGGGGAAGTACACGTTTGAACTGCCATTTTCTCTGGATGAATTCCGAGAACGATTTGGTCAAGACGCGGTCTTAGTTCTGCGGATGCACTATTTGATTAGTAATGCGTTGGATATTAGTGGGTATGAAGGGGTCGTCTTTGACTTCTCTAACCATCCCAACATCTCTGACCTCTACTTGGTCAGTGACATGTTGATCACCGACTACTCGTCTGTGTTCTTCGACTTTGCCTACCTCAAGCGGCCAATCTTGTTCTATCCGTACGACTATCACATGTACAAGGATGAACTGCGGGGCTTCTACCTCGATTACGAGAAAGATTTGCCGGGTGAGATTGCTCATGACGAGAGCCAGTTGCTCGACTTAGTGGCTGCTAAGTTACAGACGCCAGACATGAGCGACAATACTAAATTCATGGACTTCTACCGTCGTTTCTGTGCCATCGATGATGGGTTGAGTTCCTTGAAGATTGTGAACTACGTGGTTCAACAGATAGAAAAGAACAGCTAA
- a CDS encoding C69 family dipeptidase encodes MKAAKHLSACTTVLVGKLATADGSTMIARNDDTFLPLTPQRFYVHPAEHNQPERTWTSNQNGFTAPIPSDGYRYLATPNVEIDKEGVYAESGFNEKNVAMSATESVYGNPQALAFDPLVADGLAEDSLQTMVLPYINSARDGVRYLGNLIKQYGSPEGNGVLFSDHDEVWYMEIVTGHHWVAQRIPDDAYAVAANQVAIQQVAFDDPDNFMFSEGIQEFVMTNHLNPDQSGWNFRHIFGTSTEKDRHYNTPRVWFGQHVLNPEIEQDPESSELPFICRTSHKISVEDVEYILSSHYNETKYDPLGQGPEADRKKFRPISMNRTQNSHVLQLRNDVPAESSAIFWLCFGVPAFSPYVPFFANATDTDSSYSETPVHLDDQSAYWMYRKLSMIVESHYRNFIEQDTDYVTAAKQDLRTHVANTLAGSQNLSGDELTAYLTEQNHQVVAAMRATTTKFTNDLIEKGLTLSKLTFNMDKNL; translated from the coding sequence ATGAAAGCAGCAAAACATCTCTCTGCATGTACCACAGTGTTGGTGGGGAAGCTCGCCACGGCGGATGGGTCCACGATGATCGCCCGGAACGACGACACCTTCTTACCTTTGACGCCACAACGATTTTACGTTCACCCGGCCGAACACAATCAGCCAGAACGAACTTGGACCTCGAATCAAAATGGGTTCACTGCCCCAATTCCTAGCGATGGGTACCGTTACTTGGCAACGCCAAACGTTGAGATTGATAAAGAAGGGGTTTACGCTGAAAGCGGGTTTAACGAGAAGAACGTGGCAATGAGTGCTACTGAAAGTGTGTATGGTAATCCACAAGCACTGGCCTTCGACCCACTCGTTGCCGATGGCCTCGCGGAAGATTCTCTGCAGACGATGGTTCTTCCTTACATCAATTCTGCTCGGGATGGTGTTCGTTACCTGGGTAACTTGATCAAGCAGTATGGGTCACCCGAAGGTAATGGGGTATTATTCTCCGACCACGATGAAGTTTGGTATATGGAAATCGTCACCGGCCATCACTGGGTTGCGCAACGAATTCCTGATGACGCGTATGCAGTGGCCGCCAACCAAGTTGCGATTCAACAAGTTGCGTTTGACGATCCCGATAACTTCATGTTCTCTGAGGGAATTCAGGAATTTGTGATGACAAACCACCTGAATCCTGACCAGAGCGGTTGGAACTTCCGGCATATTTTTGGTACAAGTACGGAAAAGGATCGACACTACAACACACCGCGGGTCTGGTTTGGCCAACACGTGTTGAATCCAGAAATTGAACAGGATCCGGAATCCAGTGAATTACCATTTATTTGTCGGACCAGTCACAAAATTAGTGTGGAAGATGTGGAATACATTTTGAGTTCCCACTACAACGAAACCAAGTATGATCCACTGGGTCAGGGACCAGAAGCTGATCGGAAGAAGTTCCGGCCAATTTCTATGAATCGGACGCAGAATTCTCACGTCTTGCAACTGAGAAACGATGTCCCAGCTGAAAGTTCGGCTATCTTCTGGCTGTGCTTTGGGGTACCCGCTTTCAGCCCATACGTGCCATTCTTTGCGAACGCCACGGATACTGATTCTTCCTACAGTGAGACGCCAGTTCATCTGGACGACCAGAGTGCTTACTGGATGTACCGGAAGTTGTCGATGATTGTTGAGTCGCACTACCGGAACTTCATTGAACAAGACACCGATTACGTCACGGCGGCCAAGCAGGACTTGCGGACGCACGTAGCTAACACCTTAGCAGGGAGTCAGAACTTGAGCGGAGATGAACTTACCGCTTACTTGACTGAACAGAATCATCAGGTGGTCGCAGCGATGCGGGCAACCACGACGAAATTTACCAATGACTTAATTGAAAAGGGACTGACTTTGTCGAAGCTGACCTTCAACATGGACAAGAACCTATAA
- a CDS encoding FAD-dependent oxidoreductase produces MKVTVVGCTHAGTFAIKQILADHPDAEVTVYEKNDNISFLSCGIALYLGGQVADPQGLFYSSPEELKSLGANVQMNHNVLDVDPDQKTVTVEDLNSHEQTTENYDKLVMTSGSWPIIPKIPGIDSDKVKLCKNWGHAQQLIEDAKSAKHITVIGAGYIGAELAEAYSTTGHDVTLIDAMDRVMPKYFDQEFTDVIEKDYQDNGVKLAMGETVQSFTDNGDTVTIKTDKGSYDTNLAILCIGFRPNTGLLKGKVDMAKNGAIITDDYMRSSNPDIFAAGDSAAVHYNPTHQNAYIPLATNAVRQGILVGKNLVKPTVKYMGTQSSSGLALYGRTIVSTGLTLAAAKMQGIKAEQVLITDNYRPEFMPTTEPVMMSLVFDPDSKRILGGALMSKYDVSQSANTLSVCIQNENTIDDLAMVDMLFQPNFDRPFNYLNILAQAAQAKVAELETAK; encoded by the coding sequence ATGAAAGTTACAGTTGTAGGTTGTACACATGCGGGTACCTTTGCCATCAAGCAAATTTTAGCAGACCATCCAGATGCAGAAGTCACCGTTTACGAAAAAAACGATAACATCTCCTTCTTGTCCTGTGGTATCGCCCTTTACTTAGGTGGTCAGGTCGCTGACCCTCAAGGCTTGTTCTACTCCAGTCCTGAAGAACTGAAGAGTTTGGGAGCCAACGTTCAAATGAACCATAATGTTTTAGACGTTGATCCCGACCAAAAGACCGTGACGGTTGAAGATTTAAATTCACACGAACAAACCACTGAAAACTATGATAAATTAGTCATGACCTCAGGCTCCTGGCCAATCATCCCCAAGATTCCTGGTATTGACAGTGATAAGGTCAAGCTGTGCAAGAACTGGGGTCACGCCCAGCAATTAATTGAAGACGCCAAGAGCGCCAAGCACATCACCGTGATTGGTGCCGGCTACATTGGTGCTGAACTAGCTGAAGCTTACTCCACCACTGGTCACGACGTTACGTTAATTGATGCTATGGATCGCGTCATGCCTAAATACTTCGACCAAGAATTTACCGATGTTATCGAAAAAGATTACCAAGATAACGGCGTCAAACTTGCCATGGGTGAAACCGTACAAAGTTTCACGGACAACGGAGACACCGTAACTATTAAAACGGACAAAGGCAGCTACGACACCAACCTGGCCATCCTTTGCATCGGCTTCCGACCAAACACTGGCCTCTTAAAAGGCAAGGTCGACATGGCCAAGAATGGGGCCATCATTACCGATGACTACATGCGGTCATCCAACCCGGACATTTTTGCAGCCGGTGACAGTGCCGCTGTTCACTACAACCCCACCCATCAAAACGCCTACATTCCTTTGGCCACCAATGCGGTTCGTCAAGGTATCCTGGTTGGGAAAAACTTAGTGAAGCCAACGGTGAAGTACATGGGGACCCAATCCTCATCTGGCCTGGCACTCTACGGTCGGACAATTGTCTCAACGGGGTTAACCTTAGCCGCTGCTAAGATGCAAGGTATCAAGGCAGAACAAGTTTTGATTACCGATAACTACCGACCAGAGTTCATGCCAACGACCGAACCAGTCATGATGTCACTAGTATTTGATCCAGACTCCAAGCGGATTCTGGGTGGGGCCTTGATGAGTAAGTACGACGTTTCTCAGTCTGCTAACACCCTTTCCGTCTGCATCCAAAACGAAAATACGATTGACGACCTGGCTATGGTCGACATGCTGTTCCAACCAAACTTTGACCGGCCGTTCAACTACCTGAATATCCTGGCACAAGCTGCCCAGGCAAAGGTTGCTGAACTTGAAACTGCTAAATAA
- a CDS encoding peptide chain release factor 3, with the protein MNEKELASAVDKRRTFAIISHPDAGKTTITEQLLLFGGVVREAGTVKARKSGNFAKSDWMEIEQKRGISVTSSVMQFNYQGKRINILDTPGHEDFSEDTYRTLMAVDSAVMVIDSAKGIEPQTKKLFQICKMRGIPIFTFMNKLDRDGRDPMDLIAELEDVLGIEGYPMNWPIGMGRELKGLYDRYHQRVALFRPNDEDHQYLPLNDEGDLVEPNDLQNDGWYQDARDNMELIGEAGNQFDEAKIASGDQTPVFFGSALANFGVKTFLETYLQYAPQPASHHTEEGTDVAPTDSEFSGFVFKIQANMNPNHRDRIAFVRVCSGEFDRGMDVMQERTGKKLRLSNVTEFMADTRENVEKAVAGDIIGLYDTGNFQIGDAIYTGKNKIKFEKLPQFTPELFVRVAAKNVMKQKSFHKGINQLVQEGAVQLYTSYSTGDYILGAVGQLQFEVFQFRMQNEYNSEVIMEPMGKKTARWINPNQLDERMSSSRNLLVKDNNGEPLFLFENQFAERWFKDKYPDVELTAKL; encoded by the coding sequence ATGAACGAAAAAGAATTAGCATCAGCGGTCGATAAGCGCCGAACTTTTGCCATCATCTCTCACCCCGATGCCGGGAAGACGACGATTACTGAACAACTCCTGCTGTTCGGGGGGGTGGTCCGTGAAGCCGGAACCGTCAAGGCCCGGAAGAGTGGCAACTTTGCCAAGTCTGACTGGATGGAAATTGAACAGAAGCGGGGAATTTCAGTAACGAGTTCCGTGATGCAATTCAACTACCAAGGCAAGCGCATCAATATTTTGGATACGCCAGGACATGAGGATTTCTCTGAAGATACTTACCGGACGTTAATGGCGGTTGATTCCGCCGTCATGGTGATTGATTCCGCCAAAGGGATCGAGCCCCAGACTAAGAAATTGTTCCAAATCTGTAAGATGCGGGGCATTCCAATTTTTACTTTCATGAATAAGTTGGACCGGGATGGTCGGGATCCGATGGACCTGATTGCTGAACTGGAGGATGTCTTGGGTATTGAAGGATATCCTATGAACTGGCCAATTGGCATGGGACGTGAATTAAAGGGGCTCTACGACCGTTACCATCAACGTGTGGCTTTGTTCCGTCCGAACGATGAGGACCATCAATACTTGCCACTAAATGATGAGGGCGACCTGGTTGAACCAAACGACTTACAGAATGACGGGTGGTACCAAGACGCGCGTGATAACATGGAATTGATTGGTGAAGCTGGAAATCAATTTGATGAAGCTAAAATTGCTAGTGGGGATCAAACCCCCGTCTTCTTCGGGTCAGCGTTGGCTAACTTTGGGGTTAAGACGTTCCTAGAAACTTATCTTCAATACGCCCCACAACCAGCCTCTCACCATACGGAAGAGGGGACCGATGTGGCGCCGACGGACTCAGAGTTCTCTGGGTTTGTCTTCAAGATTCAAGCCAACATGAATCCGAATCACCGTGACCGGATTGCTTTCGTCCGGGTATGTTCCGGGGAATTTGACCGTGGTATGGACGTGATGCAAGAACGAACCGGGAAGAAATTGCGGCTCTCCAATGTAACCGAGTTTATGGCTGATACCCGTGAAAACGTGGAAAAGGCGGTTGCTGGGGATATTATTGGACTCTATGATACGGGGAACTTCCAAATTGGGGATGCCATTTATACCGGTAAGAATAAGATCAAGTTTGAAAAACTACCACAGTTTACGCCTGAACTCTTTGTGCGGGTTGCGGCCAAGAATGTGATGAAGCAAAAGTCCTTCCACAAGGGAATCAATCAACTTGTGCAAGAGGGGGCCGTTCAACTGTACACGTCCTACTCAACTGGTGATTACATTCTGGGTGCCGTAGGTCAGCTGCAGTTTGAAGTCTTCCAGTTCCGGATGCAAAATGAGTATAATTCTGAAGTTATCATGGAGCCGATGGGTAAGAAGACTGCGCGGTGGATCAACCCGAACCAACTGGATGAACGGATGTCTTCATCCCGGAACCTGTTGGTGAAGGATAACAATGGCGAGCCACTGTTCCTCTTTGAAAATCAATTTGCTGAACGTTGGTTTAAGGATAAGTATCCGGATGTTGAATTGACGGCTAAACTCTAA
- a CDS encoding lectin-like domain-containing protein, with the protein MVFRKWWGLLIGIGILTTTGVVAQADADYDQALRSASQGISLDNIFIPGTTSNNQAAVVEATNPAITGTQAAKVTNGKKQFGALWSTSNNFFQLNKNQSASMWLYFGNTGKKAADGMALVFQNDHRDLAATPSFGKTVSGETLGVWGVDTDKRQKTSEKLAQSAIQNSWALEFDTHLNASTNYGNAGAADSFDVGVKGPHIASNYPGDQETYEMQRTSTLLPIYSVGYYATQIHKGLISGDYTLLASGAWHHLSLVWQANTQQMTYTFDDKNPVTGMNQVGRSATVQLDRKKIDPDDSGQIRWGFTGATGDSYENNLVVFEEVPGLVDAEATATLTNLATGKVLADGEALKSRDPFKLTYQLSYVAGKQSWKDVIAELNLPQNLTYERATITYADGSSHQISLAGLSEQTLSYQLTKALFDENATATISLSGVAADVDVSTPVPAVGSAFKAVNGVVTTATPAVTINPKFDLHLLSLSGNSQTVKPGVDGLVNAQVVIPDGVHLKNTDITVHPQLNGIALPDFQIPAGADNSSGQFTMTVPAKSLKAGDNQLILTVEDPYGNVSNTMAHQLTVSRQLVFQSVAEASTFRDVTLTGESQRVKRSGDWRVQVLDTREAGAKWTVQVTSTPFQTATGGRLAGTLSYYDENGPTVINEVPVTVGQGTAADTDVVTDVAADWNEDQGLLLEINSGAAEGTYEGTVTWTLNDVP; encoded by the coding sequence ATGGTATTCAGAAAATGGTGGGGACTGTTAATTGGCATTGGGATTCTGACAACGACGGGGGTGGTGGCACAGGCAGATGCAGATTATGATCAAGCCCTAAGAAGTGCCTCACAGGGAATCTCCTTAGATAATATTTTCATACCAGGGACGACTAGTAATAATCAGGCGGCAGTGGTGGAAGCGACTAATCCGGCCATTACTGGGACTCAGGCGGCTAAAGTTACGAACGGTAAGAAGCAATTTGGTGCCCTCTGGTCAACTTCGAATAACTTTTTTCAGCTGAACAAAAATCAGTCAGCCTCAATGTGGCTTTACTTTGGGAATACTGGGAAGAAGGCGGCAGATGGGATGGCGTTGGTATTTCAAAACGATCATCGGGACTTAGCTGCGACACCTAGTTTTGGTAAAACGGTCTCTGGAGAAACGCTGGGTGTTTGGGGAGTTGACACGGATAAGCGGCAAAAAACCTCAGAAAAATTGGCCCAGTCGGCGATTCAGAATAGCTGGGCCTTAGAGTTCGATACGCACCTGAATGCGTCGACCAATTATGGAAATGCTGGGGCTGCTGACTCATTTGATGTTGGGGTGAAGGGACCGCACATCGCTAGTAATTATCCGGGTGATCAGGAGACTTACGAGATGCAGCGGACTTCTACGCTGTTGCCCATCTACAGTGTTGGTTACTATGCCACTCAGATTCATAAGGGGTTGATCAGCGGCGATTACACGTTGTTAGCTAGTGGCGCGTGGCATCATTTAAGTTTGGTTTGGCAGGCGAATACACAGCAGATGACCTACACGTTTGATGACAAGAATCCTGTTACGGGGATGAACCAGGTCGGTCGTTCTGCCACTGTACAACTAGACCGTAAAAAAATAGATCCTGATGACAGTGGTCAGATTCGCTGGGGATTCACCGGGGCCACGGGAGACAGCTATGAGAATAATTTGGTGGTTTTCGAAGAGGTCCCTGGACTCGTGGACGCTGAGGCAACGGCAACGTTGACGAATCTGGCGACTGGTAAAGTGCTGGCAGATGGTGAGGCTTTGAAGAGTCGGGACCCGTTTAAACTGACGTATCAGTTGTCCTACGTGGCTGGTAAGCAGTCGTGGAAGGATGTGATTGCCGAGCTGAATTTGCCGCAAAACCTCACGTATGAGCGGGCGACTATCACCTATGCTGATGGATCTAGTCATCAGATTTCATTGGCAGGCCTGAGCGAGCAGACACTTAGCTATCAATTAACCAAAGCACTGTTTGACGAAAATGCAACCGCTACCATTTCTTTGTCCGGCGTGGCGGCTGACGTTGATGTATCGACACCTGTCCCAGCCGTTGGTAGTGCCTTTAAGGCAGTCAACGGGGTGGTTACGACGGCTACCCCAGCGGTGACCATCAATCCCAAATTTGACCTACACTTGCTATCGCTTTCTGGTAATAGCCAGACGGTGAAGCCGGGGGTTGACGGTCTGGTGAACGCACAGGTGGTCATCCCGGATGGCGTTCACTTGAAGAATACAGATATCACGGTTCATCCGCAACTTAACGGGATTGCGCTGCCAGACTTTCAGATACCTGCGGGTGCGGACAATTCTAGCGGTCAGTTTACGATGACGGTTCCGGCCAAGTCGTTAAAAGCTGGGGACAATCAGCTGATTCTCACGGTAGAGGACCCTTATGGTAATGTTTCTAATACGATGGCTCATCAGCTGACAGTATCCCGTCAGCTGGTATTTCAGTCCGTTGCCGAAGCCAGTACTTTTCGCGACGTCACGCTGACGGGGGAGAGTCAACGTGTTAAGCGGTCCGGGGACTGGCGGGTCCAGGTCTTGGATACCCGCGAGGCCGGCGCTAAATGGACGGTCCAGGTGACCAGCACACCATTTCAAACGGCCACTGGCGGGCGTTTGGCTGGGACACTGTCCTACTACGATGAAAACGGACCAACTGTCATCAATGAGGTGCCAGTCACTGTGGGTCAAGGAACGGCAGCCGATACGGACGTGGTGACCGATGTAGCTGCTGATTGGAATGAAGACCAGGGACTGTTGCTGGAAATCAATAGTGGGGCGGCAGAGGGAACCTATGAAGGAACCGTGACGTGGACGTTAAATGACGTCCCTTAG